CGGATCAAAAAATCCCTATCGATCTGAAATAATCCCCTAAAAGTCCATCCACTTCATCAAAGGAAGAATATCCTTTGGTTAAGATCCCTCTGTCCAAACCATCAGAAAACACCAAACAAGGAAATCCAGTTACGCCTAATATATATCCATAATTGAAATCATTTCTAGTTTCTAAGAGAGTCTCTTCTCGATAATACAATTCTTTGAATTCATCCAAAGGGAGAGAAAGTTCGGAAGCAATCTCCGCGTATGTTTCGAAATTATTTGGATCTTTTCCTTTAGAATGAAAACTTTCCAGCAACTTATCTAAAAAGGCAAAAGATAAACTAGGATTGATCCTTTGTGCTGTGATTACCGCTCTTGAGCCCGGTTCGGAATCGTATTTTATATTTCGATTTTGGAGTATATCATGGTGGAAATTTCTTTTGGAGATCCGTTCCACTTCCTTCCATAAGTATTTCAGTTTTTCGGTAACATCTTCATTGAAGTCTTCTACATCGGGTCCGTATTTTAATCCGCCGAGTACTAACGTGAATTCTATCTTGTCGGAGTATTTTTCCCTGATCTTTTCGAAAACAGGGGAAAAACCGTAACACCAGGCACAAACCGGATCGGCTACATATAGGATGGAGTGTTTGGTATCCGGGCGTTTGAATTCTAGGCTCACAGATTCCAGAGATAATTCTTCTTTTATCTTTTCCAACTAAAAAAGGCGGGAACATGTCCCGCCTTCTTTTCCTTTTCAATTAGGAGGATTCTTTTTAGATTTCGTTCGGGTGTTTTACGTAGTAGAGCGATAGCCATACTACCCCGAAAAGTACCCCCGCGTAAGCTAGGATCGCAGTTGCGATGTCAATCATAGGAAGAACTGCTGCTATAGGTGTAACTTTAGTCGCAGTAATCTTCGTAGCTTCACCAAGAATTAGGAAGAGACCTCCCAATCCGATTAGGTGATAACGATTCATCGCATCCTTGGATACTCGGGCAAACCGGGCAAACACAGGGACAGCCAAAAGCGCCAATGCGAAGATGGTCACTGTATCCATGTTCATACCTCCTTAAGGTACTAGGTTAGACCGATGAGGAGGTTCACACATTTCACTATAGTTAAAAAATTATTTTAAAAAAATATCATGTAATATAACAAGCGATTGATAACAAGTTTGGAGTTATAGTTCTTAAGGGTTAAATCATATTTTCATTCTGTTTATCACGGAAGTGATAGATTCAAGTAACGCGCATTACTTTATGTTTAGAATATTATAATTATTTAATAAATAGAGCATTTTTGTTTGAGCGCGGGGAGCCATGCGAAGGGGATAGTTAGAGTCAGCGGACCTTCTTCTTTTCATCGAATCGTAATCTAAAGGTAAAATTTTTTTTGGACCTGAAAACGGCGTTAAGTATGTTCGTAATTCAGTGGACGTATTATCGTACTATCTGGAAACCTACGAGGCCTGTAGAAAGGCATTCTTATCCTATAAAAAACAGTTAAAATCAAAATTTGCTCGTTTCAACTATGAATGTCTGGAGATCCCAAAAGACGGGGGAGAGCTGGATATTTATTGTTTGGGAGAAAAGAAAAAGCCTGCAAAACGTCTAGTCATTATGAGCTCGGGAATTCACGGAGTGGAAGGATTTGCCGGTTCTGCATTCCAGCGTAGATGGATTGAGGAATTTCTACTAGATGAAAAAGGTACTTATAAACTTCCTAAGAATTCTGATTTTCTCATTTTACATGGGATCAATGCACATGGCTTCAAAAATTTTCTAAGAGTAAATGAAAGGAATGTGGATTTAAACCGTAACTTTGCTTTAAAAAGGGAAAAGTTACACAAGAAGTTCAAAAATAAAAAGTATAGAAAGATCCAAAGTTTCTTAAATCCAGGCTCCGAGTTCGGTAATTTTCTATTCGAGTATATATTCTTCGTTATTCGATTTTTAGGAGTGGTCATCCGCTTTGGAGCCAAATATGTTTTGGATGCTGCAGTAAACGGCCAATATGAATTTCCAAAAGGTATCTATTACGGCGGCAGAAAGCCTGAGCCTGTTGTCCGAGTTCTAAGAAAATATTTCAAAAAAGTCTTAAAACCATATGATCGTATTTTGATCCTGGACTTCCATACAGGTTATGGAGAGAAGAATGGACTTAGCCTAATGC
This window of the Leptospira hartskeerlii genome carries:
- a CDS encoding LIC10816 family protein, which translates into the protein MDTVTIFALALLAVPVFARFARVSKDAMNRYHLIGLGGLFLILGEATKITATKVTPIAAVLPMIDIATAILAYAGVLFGVVWLSLYYVKHPNEI
- a CDS encoding M14 family metallopeptidase encodes the protein MDVLSYYLETYEACRKAFLSYKKQLKSKFARFNYECLEIPKDGGELDIYCLGEKKKPAKRLVIMSSGIHGVEGFAGSAFQRRWIEEFLLDEKGTYKLPKNSDFLILHGINAHGFKNFLRVNERNVDLNRNFALKREKLHKKFKNKKYRKIQSFLNPGSEFGNFLFEYIFFVIRFLGVVIRFGAKYVLDAAVNGQYEFPKGIYYGGRKPEPVVRVLRKYFKKVLKPYDRILILDFHTGYGEKNGLSLMHNAESGSKTDKNLNKVFGDFGLLLNEGEEDFYRTSGDFTDFFGKILTKEKDLFPITVELGTFGNLNVMGAIRGSFLMISENRIRFHGSKSEIEADKVREEFKQMFYPNREDWRLAAMDHVFGIVPEAITRFSKL
- a CDS encoding DsbA family protein, translated to MEKIKEELSLESVSLEFKRPDTKHSILYVADPVCAWCYGFSPVFEKIREKYSDKIEFTLVLGGLKYGPDVEDFNEDVTEKLKYLWKEVERISKRNFHHDILQNRNIKYDSEPGSRAVITAQRINPSLSFAFLDKLLESFHSKGKDPNNFETYAEIASELSLPLDEFKELYYREETLLETRNDFNYGYILGVTGFPCLVFSDGLDRGILTKGYSSFDEVDGLLGDYFRSIGIF